One window of Pseudomonas urmiensis genomic DNA carries:
- a CDS encoding SDR family oxidoreductase, with protein sequence MSEPVRLQDRVVIVTGAGGGLGRAHALLFAAHGAKVVVNDLGGSTHGEGASASAADRVVEEIRAAGGTAVANHDSVTDGRRIVEQALDSFGRVDVLVNNAGILRDKTFHKMEDADWDQVYRIHVEGAYKVTHAAWPHLREQNWGRVIFTASTSGIYGNFGQANYGMAKLGLYGLTRTLAIEGRKHGILVNAIAPTGGTRMTEGLIPQQVFERLKPELISPLVVYLGSEQCQDSGQLFEVGGGWVGKVRWERSVGVGFDPREGFTPEQVADHWAQIGDFEGALHPEDSLQALQQMMANLQKYPLS encoded by the coding sequence ATGAGCGAGCCCGTACGTCTGCAAGATCGAGTGGTGATCGTCACCGGCGCCGGTGGTGGTCTGGGCCGGGCCCATGCCCTGCTGTTCGCCGCGCATGGCGCCAAGGTGGTGGTCAACGACCTGGGCGGCAGCACCCATGGCGAAGGCGCCAGTGCCTCGGCGGCGGATCGGGTGGTCGAGGAGATTCGCGCCGCCGGTGGCACCGCCGTGGCCAACCACGATTCGGTCACTGATGGCAGGCGCATCGTCGAGCAGGCTTTGGACAGCTTTGGCCGGGTCGATGTGCTGGTGAACAACGCTGGCATCCTGCGCGACAAGACCTTCCACAAGATGGAAGACGCCGACTGGGACCAGGTCTATCGGATTCATGTCGAAGGCGCCTACAAGGTCACTCACGCTGCCTGGCCGCATCTGCGCGAGCAAAACTGGGGGCGAGTGATATTTACCGCTTCGACCTCGGGCATCTATGGCAATTTTGGCCAAGCTAACTACGGCATGGCCAAGCTCGGTCTGTATGGCCTGACCCGAACCTTGGCCATTGAAGGGCGCAAGCACGGCATCCTGGTCAATGCCATCGCCCCCACCGGTGGTACCCGGATGACCGAAGGGCTGATTCCCCAGCAGGTGTTCGAGCGCTTGAAGCCCGAACTGATCAGCCCGCTGGTGGTGTACCTGGGCAGCGAGCAGTGCCAGGACAGTGGCCAATTGTTCGAAGTGGGCGGTGGTTGGGTAGGCAAGGTGCGTTGGGAGCGCAGCGTGGGCGTAGGGTTCGATCCGCGTGAAGGCTTCACCCCCGAACAGGTAGCCGATCACTGGGCGCAGATTGGTGATTTCGAAGGCGCGCTGCATCCCGAAGACAGCTTGCAGGCGTTGCAGCAAATGATGGCCAATCTGCAAAAATATCCGCTGAGTTGA
- a CDS encoding IclR family transcriptional regulator produces MTTARNPADTGKQKVRSAEVGTDILKALAELSPSTSLSRLAEHVQMPASKVHRYLQALISSGFAEQDPSTNHYGLGREALRVGMAALGSIDVLKVAALPLSQLRDELNESCFIAVWGNQGATVVSIEPAVRAVTVVTQIGSVLPLLSSSTGLVFAAHLPARETQDLLERELAVLKQSASDYDPLLEGIRERGLHHVHGLLMPGVDALSAPVFNAMGQIAAVMTVVGPTSIFHADEQGPAAQRLLAAVEAVSRRMGYQREPGI; encoded by the coding sequence ATGACCACCGCCCGCAACCCTGCCGACACCGGCAAGCAGAAGGTCCGCTCGGCGGAAGTCGGTACCGACATCCTCAAGGCGCTCGCCGAACTGTCGCCCTCAACCTCGCTGTCGCGCCTGGCCGAACACGTGCAGATGCCTGCCAGCAAGGTCCATCGCTACTTGCAGGCGCTGATCTCCAGCGGCTTTGCCGAGCAGGACCCAAGCACCAACCACTATGGGCTGGGACGTGAAGCACTGCGCGTGGGGATGGCGGCGCTGGGCAGCATCGATGTGCTCAAGGTGGCCGCACTGCCGCTGTCGCAATTGCGCGACGAGCTCAATGAGAGCTGCTTCATCGCGGTGTGGGGGAATCAGGGGGCAACGGTGGTCAGTATCGAGCCGGCGGTGCGTGCGGTAACCGTGGTGACCCAGATCGGCTCAGTGTTGCCGCTGCTCAGCTCGTCGACCGGACTGGTGTTCGCCGCTCATCTGCCGGCGCGCGAGACGCAGGATTTGCTGGAGCGGGAGCTGGCGGTGCTCAAGCAAAGCGCCAGTGATTATGACCCCCTGCTGGAGGGGATACGCGAGCGTGGCCTGCACCATGTGCACGGCTTGCTGATGCCGGGGGTGGATGCCCTGTCAGCGCCGGTATTCAACGCCATGGGCCAGATCGCTGCGGTGATGACTGTGGTCGGCCCGACTTCGATCTTCCACGCCGATGAGCAGGGCCCAGCGGCGCAGCGCCTGCTGGCTGCCGTGGAGGCAGTCAGCAGGCGGATGGGTTATCAGCGCGAGCCCGGGATTTGA